From Chlamydiifrater volucris, one genomic window encodes:
- the glmS gene encoding glutamine--fructose-6-phosphate transaminase (isomerizing), translating to MCGIFGYLGLNSAIPIVLSGLKKLEYRGYDSAGVAFIDDGRLLDRKSVGRVSSLKEKIAAGSVSGVAIGHTRWATHGEPTERNAHPHFDTARTCAVVHNGIIENFEVLRRQLTSEGMTFHSDTDTEVIAQLVAKYYDGDIEKAFHRTLEKLSGSFACVLLHKDHPDKLLCVAKDSPLAIGVGDSGVFISSDARSFSEYVNTATFLSSGEIAVVRIGGFVAYDASMSCIEKSFRPIDFVDEASYSKGDYEYHMLKEIYEQPEIFLNLVNKYVSLNEETGLFSISSDFLSGIDLTQFNSIHIVACGSSYHAGCVAKYVFESFAKIPVRVEIASEFRYRDPYVDQNSLAILISQSGETADTLAALKEFRKREIPFILGICNVPESSLVLAVDKCIFLEAGIEVGVASTKAFSSQLLLLMLLGVALAEARGVQSASIIDLVLRDFQSLSSKCAYILQDSSIQSVVRRYSHHNSFLFLGRRLMYPIALEAALKSKEIAYVYAEAHPAGELKHGPIALANENLPIVAFCADLSVYEKTISSIMEVKARRSPVIAIASESSSDVAAVVDSLILVPDSHALSSPILCTIVLQLMTYFLALEKGTEVDYPRNLAKSVTVE from the coding sequence ATGTGTGGAATTTTTGGGTATCTGGGATTGAATTCGGCTATTCCTATAGTCTTGAGTGGATTAAAAAAATTGGAATACCGAGGGTATGATTCCGCAGGTGTAGCTTTCATTGATGATGGTAGGTTGCTTGATCGTAAGTCGGTGGGTCGGGTGTCTTCTTTGAAAGAGAAAATTGCTGCAGGTAGTGTTTCTGGTGTCGCTATAGGTCATACTCGGTGGGCGACCCATGGGGAACCCACAGAAAGAAATGCGCATCCTCATTTTGACACGGCTAGAACTTGTGCTGTCGTCCATAATGGAATTATAGAAAATTTTGAAGTTCTTCGGAGGCAACTGACTTCCGAGGGGATGACCTTTCATTCCGATACAGACACAGAAGTCATAGCTCAATTGGTGGCCAAGTACTATGACGGAGATATTGAAAAAGCATTTCATAGAACTTTGGAAAAGCTTTCAGGTAGTTTTGCCTGTGTTTTACTCCATAAAGATCATCCAGACAAACTTTTGTGTGTTGCCAAAGATAGTCCTTTAGCCATTGGCGTAGGGGACTCAGGAGTATTTATTTCATCTGATGCAAGATCGTTTTCAGAATATGTAAACACAGCAACATTCTTATCTTCAGGAGAAATAGCCGTCGTTAGGATTGGAGGTTTTGTAGCTTATGATGCTTCCATGTCTTGTATTGAAAAAAGTTTTCGTCCAATAGATTTTGTTGATGAAGCGTCTTACAGCAAGGGTGATTATGAGTATCACATGCTAAAAGAAATTTACGAACAGCCAGAGATTTTCCTGAACTTGGTTAACAAATACGTTTCTTTAAATGAAGAGACGGGGTTATTCAGTATTTCTTCGGATTTCTTGTCTGGGATTGATTTAACCCAGTTCAATTCCATTCACATTGTTGCTTGTGGATCCTCCTATCACGCAGGTTGCGTAGCTAAGTATGTCTTTGAGTCTTTCGCTAAAATACCAGTCCGAGTTGAAATAGCATCGGAATTCCGATATAGGGATCCTTATGTAGACCAAAATTCTCTGGCGATTTTGATCAGCCAGTCTGGGGAAACAGCGGATACTTTGGCTGCGCTTAAGGAGTTCCGGAAAAGGGAAATTCCCTTTATCCTCGGTATCTGTAATGTACCCGAGTCTTCCTTAGTTCTGGCCGTGGACAAGTGTATATTTCTTGAGGCGGGTATTGAGGTAGGCGTGGCCTCTACCAAAGCTTTTTCTTCTCAACTGCTTTTGTTGATGCTTCTTGGAGTAGCTTTGGCAGAAGCAAGAGGTGTTCAATCAGCCTCTATCATAGATCTTGTGCTACGAGATTTTCAAAGCTTATCTTCAAAGTGTGCTTACATTTTACAGGATTCTTCGATTCAATCCGTTGTGAGGCGATACAGCCATCATAATAGTTTTCTTTTCTTGGGAAGGCGGTTAATGTATCCGATAGCTTTGGAGGCTGCATTAAAAAGTAAGGAGATAGCGTATGTGTATGCTGAAGCACATCCTGCTGGGGAGCTGAAGCATGGGCCCATAGCTTTAGCTAATGAAAATCTTCCTATAGTGGCTTTTTGTGCAGATCTTTCAGTATACGAAAAAACTATTAGCTCCATTATGGAGGTTAAAGCAAGACGATCTCCAGTTATTGCCATCGCCTCAGAATCTTCTTCTGATGTAGCTGCTGTCGTAGACTCTTTAATTTTAGTGCCTGATAGTCACGCACTATCTTCGCCCATTTTATGTACTATAGTTTTGCAACTAATGACGTATTTTTTGGCTTTAGAGAAAGGAACAGAAGTAGATTATCCAAGAAATTTAGCTAAATCTGTAACTGTTGAATAA
- a CDS encoding Bax inhibitor-1/YccA family protein, whose amino-acid sequence MGLFERDYYIRDTRMPGTFASRVYGWMTAGLGITTLVALGLYFSGLYKVLFPMWAVWCFATLGVSFLINSRIHKMTVSGVIGAFITYAVLEGLFFGTIMPVYAAAYGGGVIWASFGTAALIFGGAAAYGMFTKHDLTQLSRLLYLGVMGFVFVTLGFVILSLFIHMPMAYLFICYLGLAIFVGLTVTDAQAIRRVSERVHDDSDLAYKLSMVMALKMYCNVIMVFWYVLQIFSSSGNRD is encoded by the coding sequence ATGGGTCTATTTGAGCGAGATTATTATATACGTGATACCAGGATGCCTGGGACCTTTGCTTCTAGAGTATATGGCTGGATGACAGCTGGGTTGGGAATTACGACACTAGTAGCCTTGGGATTGTATTTCTCAGGATTATACAAAGTGCTTTTTCCTATGTGGGCAGTTTGGTGCTTTGCTACTTTAGGTGTATCCTTTTTGATTAATAGTAGAATTCATAAGATGACAGTTTCGGGAGTTATCGGAGCTTTCATTACGTATGCTGTGCTTGAGGGGTTATTTTTTGGTACAATAATGCCTGTTTACGCAGCGGCTTATGGAGGCGGAGTTATTTGGGCTTCCTTTGGGACCGCGGCTCTCATTTTTGGTGGAGCAGCGGCTTATGGTATGTTTACAAAACACGACCTAACTCAGTTGAGCAGACTTTTATATCTGGGAGTTATGGGATTTGTTTTCGTTACTTTAGGTTTTGTTATTTTATCATTGTTCATCCATATGCCCATGGCATATTTGTTTATCTGCTACCTAGGGTTGGCTATCTTCGTCGGTTTAACCGTTACTGATGCTCAGGCTATTCGAAGAGTTTCTGAGAGGGTTCATGATGACTCTGACCTAGCGTACAAACTTTCTATGGTCATGGCGCTAAAGATGTACTGTAATGTCATTATGGTCTTTTGGTATGTGTTGCAGATTTTCTCATCTTCTGGGAATAGGGACTAG
- the ftsY gene encoding signal recognition particle-docking protein FtsY, protein MFKALSNKLRSLFKRTVNEELLEDAERVFYESDFGSELTEKLLKVVRQSKETYKLTENLREVLSKVVWDVPPSTACEFGDKLQTKVFLIVGSNGAGKTTSIAKLATYFQNQGKKVLIVATDTFRAAGIDQLKVWADRINCGFVSGTSGGDPAAVAFDGLQSAKAKNYDVVLIDTSGRLHTNQPLMNELGKVAQVCSRAIPGSPHEILITIDASVGGNSVEQVGAFLQALPLTGFVLTKTDSSAKGGTLFRIYQSLRLPAAFLGFGENLESLSPFNLEAFLDTFFQDLVE, encoded by the coding sequence ATGTTTAAAGCTCTCTCTAACAAACTTAGATCGTTGTTCAAAAGAACTGTCAATGAAGAACTTCTGGAAGATGCGGAGAGAGTATTCTACGAATCTGATTTTGGATCAGAACTTACAGAAAAACTCCTAAAGGTTGTGCGCCAGTCTAAAGAAACCTACAAGCTTACTGAAAATCTTCGAGAAGTTTTATCTAAAGTAGTATGGGATGTGCCCCCGTCTACCGCTTGTGAATTTGGCGATAAACTACAAACGAAAGTATTCCTCATCGTAGGAAGTAACGGCGCTGGCAAGACAACTTCGATAGCTAAATTGGCCACTTATTTCCAAAATCAAGGAAAAAAAGTTCTTATTGTAGCCACTGATACTTTCCGCGCGGCAGGAATAGACCAATTGAAAGTATGGGCAGACAGAATAAACTGTGGGTTTGTTTCTGGAACTTCCGGCGGAGATCCTGCTGCTGTTGCTTTCGACGGATTACAATCAGCGAAAGCAAAAAATTATGATGTTGTGCTCATAGACACTTCTGGCAGATTACACACAAACCAACCTTTGATGAACGAGCTTGGAAAGGTTGCACAGGTGTGCAGTAGGGCCATTCCCGGATCTCCCCATGAGATACTCATCACTATCGATGCTTCTGTTGGAGGTAATTCTGTGGAGCAGGTTGGTGCATTTTTACAAGCTCTCCCACTGACCGGATTTGTTCTTACCAAGACAGACAGCAGTGCTAAGGGAGGCACCCTATTTCGCATTTACCAATCATTAAGATTACCTGCAGCTTTTTTAGGCTTTGGAGAAAATTTAGAATCCTTATCTCCTTTTAACCTAGAAGCCTTTCTTGACACTTTCTTTCAAGATCTCGTTGAGTAA
- the sucC gene encoding ADP-forming succinate--CoA ligase subunit beta, translating into MNLHEYQAKDLLTRYELPIPPYEVISSGEEISSSLSKLQIEEGVAKIQVHAGGRGKGGGVKVFKGRDSANSVIGELLGMKFSNNQTGGKELLVERVLVSPLVEIASEYYVAVTMDRKRQCPSLIVSPSGGMDIEEVLLTSPHKMLSEPVTYYGKIYDYRLRRCMKFLGWTGKLAEQGVRLMKQLVRAFMENDASLIEINPLVVTKSEELFILDAKISIDDNALYRHSVLSSYYDPSQENIRDVMAKQVGLSYIAMDGNIGCLVNGAGLAMSTLDILQFYGGNAANFLDVGGGASEDQVREAISLTLSDTNVRVLFINIFGGIMDCSVIASGLVSALGQGEISKIPIVLRMEGTNVEKGQELLKQAGLEFHSVNSMDEGAQLAVKLSQENGKV; encoded by the coding sequence ATGAATCTACATGAGTACCAAGCCAAAGACTTATTAACACGTTATGAACTTCCCATTCCCCCTTATGAAGTCATTTCCTCCGGAGAAGAGATCTCCTCTTCTTTGAGCAAGTTACAAATAGAAGAGGGGGTAGCTAAGATCCAAGTACACGCCGGAGGTCGTGGAAAAGGTGGTGGGGTTAAAGTTTTTAAGGGTAGGGATTCTGCAAATTCTGTGATTGGAGAGTTGTTGGGAATGAAGTTTTCTAACAATCAAACAGGAGGTAAAGAGCTTCTGGTAGAAAGAGTTCTGGTATCTCCTTTAGTGGAAATAGCATCAGAATATTATGTTGCTGTGACCATGGATAGAAAACGACAGTGCCCCTCGCTGATTGTCTCCCCTTCTGGAGGAATGGATATCGAAGAGGTTTTACTCACATCACCTCATAAGATGCTTTCAGAGCCCGTTACATACTACGGAAAAATTTATGATTACAGGTTACGTAGGTGTATGAAGTTTTTAGGGTGGACAGGGAAGTTGGCAGAACAGGGGGTCCGATTAATGAAACAATTAGTTCGAGCTTTTATGGAGAATGACGCCTCCCTTATTGAGATTAATCCTCTCGTGGTTACGAAGTCTGAAGAGCTTTTTATCTTAGATGCTAAAATTTCCATAGATGATAACGCTCTATACAGACACTCTGTTTTGTCATCCTATTATGATCCTTCTCAAGAAAATATTAGAGACGTCATGGCTAAACAGGTCGGGTTATCTTACATAGCTATGGACGGAAATATTGGATGTCTGGTTAACGGAGCAGGATTAGCTATGAGTACTCTAGATATTTTGCAGTTTTATGGAGGTAATGCTGCCAATTTCCTGGATGTTGGTGGAGGTGCTTCCGAAGATCAGGTAAGAGAGGCTATCTCTTTGACACTCTCTGACACAAATGTTCGGGTGTTGTTTATCAATATTTTTGGAGGGATTATGGATTGTTCCGTAATTGCTTCTGGCTTAGTTTCAGCCTTAGGGCAAGGAGAAATATCTAAGATCCCTATCGTGCTTCGGATGGAAGGAACTAATGTAGAAAAGGGACAAGAACTTCTTAAGCAAGCAGGGTTAGAATTTCATAGTGTTAATTCTATGGATGAGGGGGCGCAGCTTGCTGTTAAGTTGTCTCAAGAAAACGGTAAAGTGTAA
- the sucD gene encoding succinate--CoA ligase subunit alpha, which translates to MVFLLSSDLKIITQGITGKSGSFHTEQCMAYGSNFVGGVTPGKGGDTHLGLPIFDSVREAKEETGCEATMIFVPPAYAAESIIEAEEAGIPLIVCITEGIPVRDMMEVVHVMKNSKTSRLVGPNCPGIIKPGACKIGIMPGYIHLPGKVGVVSRSGTLTYEAVWQLTRLGIGQSACIGIGGDPLNGTSFVDALKEFNDDAETEAILLIGEIGGSAEEEAAEWIRNNAKKPVAAFVAGITAPPGKRMGHAGAIVSVGSGKAEDKIVALRDAGVSVATIPSLIGQTVQGLL; encoded by the coding sequence ATGGTGTTCTTATTATCTTCGGATTTAAAAATCATTACGCAAGGAATAACGGGGAAGTCAGGTTCATTTCACACAGAGCAGTGTATGGCGTATGGGTCTAACTTTGTCGGAGGAGTAACTCCTGGCAAAGGAGGAGACACTCACTTGGGGTTACCTATATTCGATTCTGTTAGAGAAGCTAAGGAGGAAACAGGATGCGAAGCCACCATGATTTTTGTCCCTCCTGCTTATGCTGCAGAATCCATAATTGAGGCTGAAGAAGCAGGCATACCCCTGATAGTTTGCATCACGGAAGGTATTCCTGTTAGAGATATGATGGAAGTAGTACATGTTATGAAAAATAGTAAGACTTCTAGATTGGTTGGCCCCAATTGCCCAGGGATTATTAAGCCCGGTGCCTGTAAAATAGGTATTATGCCTGGGTATATTCATTTGCCTGGCAAAGTTGGTGTAGTTTCCAGATCTGGAACATTAACTTATGAGGCTGTATGGCAACTAACCAGATTAGGTATAGGGCAAAGTGCTTGCATAGGTATTGGGGGAGATCCTCTCAACGGAACATCTTTTGTTGATGCTTTAAAAGAATTTAATGATGATGCTGAAACTGAAGCCATTTTGCTTATTGGAGAAATCGGAGGATCTGCTGAGGAAGAAGCTGCTGAATGGATAAGAAATAATGCGAAAAAACCTGTGGCAGCCTTTGTTGCGGGGATTACCGCGCCTCCAGGGAAGAGAATGGGACATGCAGGAGCTATAGTTTCTGTGGGTTCGGGAAAAGCTGAAGACAAAATTGTAGCTTTAAGGGATGCGGGGGTTTCTGTCGCTACGATACCTTCTCTTATAGGACAGACTGTTCAAGGATTGTTGTGA
- a CDS encoding DegQ family serine endoprotease, whose product MFRILVSRVLVGSVLIAASCVPSVSAAALKRDIKSTESSQDALLKEISSGFSRVAKQATPAVVYIECFPKSARELRNVQKGNRVPHENPFDYFNDEFFNRFFGFPSPRERAVPKEAVRGTGFIVSKDGFIVTNHHVVEEAGKINVTLHDGQKYPATMVGIDPKTDLAVIRIKGDNLPYLQFGNSDKLEVGDWAIAIGNPFGLQATVTVGVISAKGRNQLHIVDFEDFIQTDAAINPGNSGGPLLGIDGKVIGVNTAIVSGSGGYMGIGFAIPSLMANRIIDQLIKEGQVTRGFLGVTLQPIDSELASCYKLDKVKGAMITDVVKGSPADKAGLKQEDIIVACNGKEIESLSAFRNSISLMTPGTRVLLTIVREGRCKEIAVVIALAPREDGTAVLQKVGITVQNITPESAKKLGLGDIKGVLIVGVEPGSAAASSGIAAGQVILAVNRQKITSIEELNKVLKESNAENILLMVSQGDVIRFVALKPEE is encoded by the coding sequence ATGTTTAGGATTTTAGTGTCACGGGTGCTTGTAGGGAGTGTTCTCATAGCGGCATCTTGCGTTCCCTCTGTATCGGCCGCAGCATTGAAAAGAGATATTAAGAGTACGGAGAGTTCTCAGGATGCTTTGCTGAAGGAAATTTCTAGTGGTTTTTCTAGGGTGGCTAAACAGGCTACTCCAGCAGTGGTTTATATCGAATGTTTCCCAAAAAGCGCTCGAGAGTTGAGGAATGTACAAAAGGGAAATAGAGTTCCTCACGAAAATCCTTTTGATTACTTCAATGATGAGTTTTTTAATCGATTTTTTGGTTTTCCTTCTCCTAGAGAACGAGCTGTACCTAAAGAGGCTGTAAGAGGGACAGGATTTATCGTTTCCAAAGATGGGTTTATTGTTACTAATCATCATGTTGTTGAAGAGGCAGGAAAAATTAATGTTACTTTGCATGATGGTCAGAAATATCCTGCTACCATGGTAGGAATAGATCCCAAAACTGATTTAGCTGTGATTCGTATTAAGGGAGATAACCTTCCCTATTTACAATTTGGAAATTCCGACAAACTAGAAGTTGGAGATTGGGCCATAGCTATCGGTAATCCTTTTGGTCTGCAAGCAACAGTGACTGTGGGGGTTATTAGTGCTAAGGGTAGGAATCAATTGCATATAGTAGACTTTGAGGATTTTATTCAGACTGATGCGGCTATTAATCCAGGTAATTCTGGAGGGCCTTTATTGGGTATAGATGGAAAAGTAATCGGGGTTAATACGGCTATTGTCAGTGGCAGTGGCGGGTATATGGGGATAGGGTTTGCTATTCCGAGTTTGATGGCTAACCGGATCATTGATCAGCTAATTAAGGAAGGGCAAGTAACTAGAGGGTTTTTAGGAGTTACTTTGCAACCCATAGATTCTGAATTAGCGTCTTGCTATAAGCTAGATAAAGTGAAAGGAGCTATGATTACTGATGTTGTTAAAGGGTCTCCTGCAGATAAAGCTGGTTTAAAGCAAGAGGACATAATTGTTGCTTGTAATGGCAAAGAAATAGAATCACTTAGTGCTTTTAGAAATTCTATTTCTTTGATGACTCCTGGAACGCGCGTTCTGCTTACTATTGTCCGAGAAGGTAGGTGCAAAGAGATCGCTGTTGTTATTGCTTTGGCTCCTAGAGAGGACGGTACAGCAGTTTTGCAAAAGGTAGGTATTACTGTGCAGAATATCACACCAGAGTCTGCTAAAAAACTAGGTTTAGGAGATATTAAAGGTGTTCTTATTGTCGGAGTAGAACCTGGATCAGCAGCGGCTTCATCAGGTATAGCTGCGGGACAGGTGATACTTGCTGTCAACAGACAGAAGATAACCTCGATAGAGGAGCTCAACAAGGTTTTAAAAGAAAGCAACGCAGAAAATATCCTGCTGATGGTCTCTCAAGGTGATGTTATTCGGTTTGTTGCTTTAAAACCTGAAGAGTAG
- a CDS encoding M20/M25/M40 family metallo-hydrolase, translated as MKRLSNEFKKNEDTFLEKFSKFVAFKTVSANKEFSSNELLSCACFLKDLLSNCFSVETWSTRDSPPILFAYNLSKGPDARTLLIYCHYDVQPAILSDGWDSDPFVLTKKENILYGRGVSDNKGQCFYTLCALRDHFQQHKTFPCNIKIILEGEEEIGSDALKELASAYRDHLRADDLIFVDGGFSSPLQPSVSIGARGLANGHVTVKEASEDLHSGVFGGAAYNPNRALSELLASLHHSDNSVAVDGFYSEVTRQSSKNNDEIFYEDITEECEKNLHFHPTGMETGFSVGEAVSVRPTLEITGMQGGYTGKGFKTVIPSKATAYLSCRLVPFQNPETIWRRIIDHLVKRLPNGMHLEHSLVSGSPAWQASSSSVVAIKLREIYSALYNKPCHNIIMGASIPIVPLLARISGASPLVCGVSYISDNIHGPNERFSMEQLEKGYVSIRALLESIGE; from the coding sequence ATGAAACGCCTTTCCAATGAATTCAAAAAAAATGAAGACACCTTTTTAGAAAAATTCTCTAAATTCGTAGCTTTCAAAACTGTTTCCGCCAATAAAGAATTTTCTAGCAACGAGCTGTTGTCATGTGCTTGTTTCCTCAAAGACCTTCTCTCCAATTGTTTTTCTGTAGAGACGTGGTCTACTAGGGACTCGCCTCCGATTCTGTTTGCTTATAACCTATCCAAGGGACCTGATGCTAGGACTCTTCTCATTTATTGCCATTACGACGTTCAGCCTGCGATTCTTTCTGATGGATGGGACTCAGATCCCTTTGTTCTCACAAAAAAAGAGAATATTCTTTACGGGAGAGGTGTCTCCGATAACAAAGGTCAGTGTTTTTATACGCTTTGCGCACTTCGAGACCATTTCCAACAACACAAAACTTTCCCTTGCAACATCAAGATTATCTTAGAAGGGGAAGAAGAAATCGGGAGCGATGCTTTGAAAGAACTTGCTTCCGCCTACAGAGATCATCTACGGGCTGATGATCTAATATTTGTGGATGGCGGGTTCTCTTCTCCTCTCCAACCCAGTGTGAGCATCGGTGCTAGGGGTCTTGCTAACGGACACGTTACTGTCAAAGAAGCTTCCGAAGATCTACATTCCGGTGTCTTTGGGGGTGCTGCCTATAATCCTAACAGAGCTTTATCAGAGCTTTTAGCTTCTCTGCACCACTCAGATAATTCCGTTGCTGTTGACGGGTTTTATTCTGAAGTTACTCGCCAGAGTTCCAAGAATAATGATGAAATCTTTTATGAAGATATCACCGAAGAGTGTGAAAAAAATTTGCATTTCCATCCTACCGGAATGGAGACAGGATTTTCTGTAGGAGAAGCTGTATCTGTACGACCGACCTTAGAAATCACGGGCATGCAAGGAGGGTATACAGGAAAGGGATTCAAGACGGTGATACCGTCCAAAGCGACAGCATACCTCTCTTGCCGGCTAGTCCCCTTCCAGAATCCAGAGACCATCTGGAGAAGGATAATAGATCATCTAGTGAAACGATTGCCAAACGGCATGCATCTTGAGCATTCTCTCGTGTCGGGATCTCCTGCGTGGCAAGCCAGCAGTAGTTCCGTAGTAGCTATAAAACTTAGAGAAATCTATTCGGCCTTGTACAATAAACCTTGCCACAATATCATCATGGGGGCTTCTATCCCTATAGTACCTCTTTTAGCTAGAATATCTGGTGCCTCGCCTTTGGTTTGCGGAGTATCTTATATTTCTGACAACATTCACGGACCAAATGAAAGATTCTCTATGGAGCAATTAGAGAAAGGTTATGTTTCGATAAGGGCTCTGTTGGAATCTATTGGGGAGTAA